The following coding sequences lie in one Cyanobacterium sp. Dongsha4 genomic window:
- a CDS encoding DUF4359 domain-containing protein: MKLSRISLLILAVFFGYSYFTNPNEQKFNEFITENTQASLKDQICNTNKSEDILSSLKSLTCNFVADQSSGAIEQFLSENTIRNNYLIFSIYQVKTPVYKSQTLGIFNQFFLLYQSSPIDSKNKN; encoded by the coding sequence ATGAAATTATCTCGAATTTCTTTACTAATATTAGCTGTTTTTTTTGGTTACAGCTACTTCACTAATCCCAATGAACAAAAGTTTAATGAATTTATTACTGAAAATACCCAAGCCTCATTAAAAGACCAAATTTGTAATACTAATAAGTCAGAGGATATATTAAGTAGTTTAAAAAGTCTAACTTGTAACTTTGTAGCTGATCAAAGTTCAGGTGCGATCGAGCAATTTTTATCAGAAAATACCATCAGAAATAACTATCTTATTTTTAGTATTTATCAAGTTAAAACTCCTGTATATAAAAGCCAAACTTTAGGAATATTTAATCAATTTTTTTTACTTTATCAATCCTCTCCCATAGACAGCAAAAATAAAAATTAA
- the lptC gene encoding LPS export ABC transporter periplasmic protein LptC: MFIKKSFAFLCLCFFLVSCQGQSQPPQEVNDNETNREVEQGLVLYNSTIEQSNADGNTLWRISTEKAIYAQDNQSAKIEEIVGNLFENNEIILKVKADRGEVTKEGKEIFLEGNILVIDPRNKAEFRGEEVVWKPEDNFLVVTGKDKIKASHEKLIVTAKEGIYNTKNQVLELSQDVFATTNKPTLQLTTEHLYWRIPQDKVIGNKPLNMIRFDEKIITDKLNSQQVEVDLNNSVAVISGDVEYQSIKPSLQAATTRVVWYYGDRIMESNQPTKLIQPDKGTTLTANFVKFNLEENQVYLQEGIYGETKDKESEIYADKMVWNVDNEEINAEGNVYYRQLNPDLNLKGIKAWGNLRDKNITVQGDNSTRVITNIYPEE; this comes from the coding sequence ATGTTCATTAAAAAATCTTTTGCTTTTCTTTGCTTGTGCTTTTTCTTAGTTAGTTGTCAGGGTCAAAGTCAACCTCCTCAAGAAGTTAATGATAATGAGACTAATAGGGAAGTAGAACAAGGTTTAGTTCTTTATAATTCTACCATTGAACAATCTAATGCTGATGGTAATACTCTTTGGAGAATTAGTACCGAAAAAGCAATTTATGCTCAGGATAATCAAAGTGCAAAAATAGAGGAAATAGTAGGTAACTTATTTGAAAATAATGAGATTATTTTGAAGGTAAAAGCTGATAGAGGAGAGGTGACAAAAGAGGGAAAAGAAATTTTTTTAGAGGGAAATATTTTAGTTATTGATCCTCGAAATAAAGCTGAATTTAGAGGAGAAGAAGTGGTTTGGAAACCAGAGGATAATTTTTTGGTTGTAACAGGAAAAGATAAAATTAAGGCTAGTCATGAAAAATTAATAGTGACGGCAAAGGAAGGAATATATAATACGAAAAACCAAGTTTTAGAGTTAAGTCAAGATGTTTTCGCAACTACTAATAAACCAACTTTACAATTAACTACGGAACATTTATATTGGCGAATCCCTCAAGATAAAGTGATTGGTAATAAGCCTTTAAATATGATTCGTTTTGATGAAAAAATTATCACGGATAAACTAAATAGCCAACAAGTAGAAGTTGATTTGAATAATAGCGTAGCCGTCATAAGTGGTGATGTGGAATATCAATCGATTAAGCCTTCTCTTCAAGCGGCAACAACTCGTGTTGTTTGGTATTACGGCGATCGCATCATGGAATCCAATCAACCAACTAAGTTGATACAACCAGATAAAGGAACAACTTTAACTGCCAATTTTGTTAAATTTAATTTAGAGGAAAATCAGGTTTATTTACAAGAAGGAATTTACGGAGAAACTAAAGATAAAGAGTCAGAAATTTATGCAGATAAAATGGTTTGGAATGTAGATAATGAGGAAATTAATGCAGAGGGAAATGTTTATTATCGTCAATTAAATCCAGATTTAAACTTAAAAGGTATTAAAGCATGGGGTAATCTTAGAGATAAAAATATTACTGTCCAAGGAGATAATAGTACCAGAGTGATTACCAATATTTATCCCGAAGAATAA
- the def gene encoding peptide deformylase gives MIKEILQIGEPVLREIAQEVKDVHCQEIQNIIDELLDLTLKSHGVGIAAPQVGMSKRIIVVASHPNIRYPDAPFMSPFAMINPVIVNHSQEIVIKEEGCLSVKQKRGMVARYRDIEVEYFTRDGQWHRKQYNNFIARIIQHELDHLNGILFVDHLQEDLMSEAQLKLDKSLV, from the coding sequence ATGATCAAGGAAATTTTACAAATAGGTGAACCAGTTTTAAGAGAAATTGCACAAGAAGTTAAAGATGTTCACTGCCAAGAAATACAAAATATTATTGATGAGCTATTAGATTTAACTCTCAAGTCTCATGGTGTTGGTATTGCCGCCCCTCAAGTGGGAATGTCAAAAAGAATCATTGTTGTGGCTTCTCATCCCAATATTCGTTATCCTGACGCACCTTTTATGTCACCGTTTGCCATGATAAATCCTGTAATTGTTAATCATTCTCAGGAAATAGTGATAAAAGAAGAAGGATGTTTAAGTGTTAAGCAAAAAAGAGGTATGGTTGCCCGTTATCGAGATATAGAGGTAGAATATTTTACCCGTGATGGTCAATGGCATCGAAAACAATATAATAATTTTATCGCTAGAATTATTCAACATGAATTAGATCATCTTAATGGCATTCTTTTTGTGGATCATCTTCAAGAGGATTTGATGTCGGAGGCACAGCTAAAACTGGATAAATCTTTGGTATGA
- a CDS encoding Calx-beta domain-containing protein: MTQASSQPQPINPIGSIPNISNAVLAKDSKDTSHVIWNQNGYIYHAIYNNNLNQWIGGETIANIPSGFNLKLAKSGSGMQATWVSGQGNEKEAYYSIGTVDAFGRWNWSTPNQLSNDEVADQGLATIALDDENVLVVTQKSDKNNPDADTDLYSYIISSQPQDLTYNYDSDRPFVAKTLKVENSTNNSDGSFSFDAPFNGTFSSTYKIELEPLEGLEEYKNELEIVLSAIGSVNAVTGSPSEESELEVEISLFNEIINIKGLLEAGFTFGISDDGEQNWDAVELGGELEATLLLKIPVYTVSVEPLGQATVSIEVNFQLEWEFSENLASFAQESNPLTDIIQLVNQNGEPATSSDDPSELTVSMNIDQFFSYLFENLSSTTQTEDFEQSLTFLAGLGIDGDITLFDGGIEADLSGLVNANIEVEPNQSLLGLQEIFNYSFSIGPFKVSGSIEFDENFGATQSNSNFFYDPIRGTTTDYGSSAVLGDSDLTNDGVPVLALGDNNETLMAFVKDAPNETKDLTNVVVSQYIDGEWQPAQKIPGSSGINSNPLIEFDPQNQPVVIWTNANADSVTNIPPGEVYIFLGSQQYNQGDEYNPYDLGDVSTFNFMSIIQIVGGELLDQTGWSVSGAGDVNGDGLDDFIIGAPNAKSQNGKAYVMFGQHWDGFTSIIFDVDNFDGTNGFALEGDNLSQAGFSVFGADINGDGYGDLIIGSPSALSSVNNEQVETGKVYVLYGKDTTQSPFESAIKLNDIGNSQGGFQIKTKEYPQGNIGTQVGSFGDVNDDGYNDIIISSPGLNGGTGQINILFGWNERPDTILLEEMEAKYWGRNIINSQSANNGVQSSSLQTVSLIGDVNGDHITDFIIGSNGQAYLIFGSKDFNTGTNLDLAKLEQGQGVIFQSDSNISLATLQVGYAGDMNGDGINEIVLGVTSTTINNQNVPSQSFVVFGSESLDNELTFNLDSLDGSNGFSVQGAGASVNSGDINGDSYRDLILGAPETTVDNNVNAGASYIIYGDPFGYEWTNGVVNVSELQTIGSERGMTIFGAESDQAFGTSVSGLGDINGDGIQDFAIGAPNILNIDALQEDVQNGKLKYSIGTLNDSGEYTWGDATQVPGVEGIVGKATSYQKNSGELVIAWISPNSEDDKQKIYAAIWNGSEWENPVLVNSGPINPNIPPTLHEVGDEKNLILMWTQTVNDPNSPDSSGGFDSNVVSRIHYSIFDQKTEQWSNSSVLEATLDPLFAYGNSSTGVSGNTILAIPQNNNAVSFIDVESAQAPEDDSVMVFQINRSGDISQPLTLNYKTLDSTATEGSDYEKAQGLITFAPGETTKEITVNLINDDYYEGKPETFRLILNSDSLQAYPLVGQYAVDQNATVEATGTIIDDEPTALKYIDAGFIVNGENGGNVGVSLSSAGDVNNDGYDDFLIGATGVNNGVVYLVYGAAQVDVTDENLNLDQLDGNNGTILNGTVSGLLTGNSLAYSDNNSFIAVGAPGVATNPNAKPGQVYTLSYSNIAKQDSVDLNSDNSLVLSAGQDGDQLGDAIAVGDVNGDGEDDLVIGATGKGLVYVVFNKALSETGTFALNNLNGDNGYILKNGDISTGFSVAVGDVNNDNIEDIIIGAPQTNAIKNKSGSTIGNGGEVYVVFGGGSVGKNGVVDLSQLDGSNGVLLKGEATIISNSDSNPVENIPSNPYPDVAYTDQAGSSVSLAGDINNDGYQDIIIGAPTASLNQNRSLGKAYVVFGGDSDYWNRVDENGFDLTTLNNNTDNSISGLFLQGVADKGGAGFSVAGAGDVNQDGIDDLLVGAPNAYANAGQGYILFGSSEITELGVNGSNTFQLDSQQNNSRIMDLNGNLLPVDVNNAQINSGYTGTVISSAGDVNGDKIPDMLISAPNNGTDGSDLTNTYILYGKAWMGGGQSFDLTKLRSSLGFIIPFGSQVSPYSVNNAGDVNGDGYDDVLVGTTSANFNSIGKLVFGGAANTVHTSVALLNVYEGYPFPLSNYVKGVGDINEDGYADFVINNLLATNLFFGSPQITNPVGEYDDYMTLVSNDNNNNGAFYQPTVFTSADGIGDFNGDGYSDLIVGSLLTQETNSGNYQLNTTSTNTIFLGGESSTLSSIEIIGNFPNLAIQDVHELSISVAGIGDVNGDGYDDVALFGLNNSSSYGFYILFGNSSPSQSINLDQLNGDNGVKVTTGNIEDPNTPVQGAGYGDFNGDGYNDIAISVYEFQGAIGNQNRVSKLTYIIYGGDQFNNLSSGTLSLPSSTPFTSYVTNLSIGESFGSAETVTLASPGDINSDGYDDLIIGNSLYNASGTPYANVFFGSSNGLNGDNGFEIQGFEVNYSGIPITAGTPVGGGGDVNGDGFADMMMGSDVSTANNGYALYGGDFTGELTQRGTADNDILQADYVATSDNPVIMNALEGDDYLEAVGGTVVMYGALGNDIISIGDFNFHRIDGGSGVDTLLLNPYLISEKTLNLKDIPNNSLKNIEVIDLGIDNTLVVNTRSVYDITNQVLSINNQSYSHVLTVTGLAGTVQADGNWINQGTYTDSNQNTYNIYTSLTSTLLVADQLNFNFDSSTRVIINASSFSDGEIITPPNPDTATKFIADNRDNIFEPSSASDLFNLTGGGTNTIQGTLAELNEDIIEGFDRTDKIIIEDNIFNADQVKFSLGSAILDIDSNNDGNTDSTITLEGDFSNALFIIEQGENGTEISYDILNTSMYRFQNTDVPNAYLFAGEVESQNIRDNYPNFIEEGFAFNVANEDDNLMKINRFQNMNIPGAYLFAGEVESQNIRANYSNFKEEGIAFYAATPGSSTGESIYRFQSLLNPGSYIFVGSEERQSIIDNYSNAFVEEGIAFEVIS; encoded by the coding sequence ATGACACAAGCATCCTCACAACCGCAACCGATTAATCCTATTGGTAGTATTCCCAACATCTCTAATGCAGTTTTAGCGAAAGATAGTAAAGACACTTCTCATGTTATCTGGAATCAGAATGGCTATATCTATCACGCAATTTATAACAATAATCTCAATCAGTGGATAGGAGGAGAAACCATTGCGAATATTCCTAGTGGATTTAACTTAAAACTCGCTAAAAGCGGTAGTGGAATGCAGGCAACTTGGGTTTCAGGGCAAGGTAATGAAAAAGAGGCTTATTATTCCATTGGCACTGTAGATGCTTTTGGTCGTTGGAATTGGAGTACACCCAACCAGTTGTCAAATGACGAAGTGGCGGATCAAGGTTTAGCAACGATCGCCCTTGATGATGAAAATGTTTTAGTAGTAACTCAAAAATCAGATAAAAATAACCCAGATGCTGATACGGATTTGTATTCTTACATTATTTCATCACAACCTCAAGACCTAACTTATAATTATGACAGCGATCGCCCTTTTGTAGCCAAAACCTTAAAAGTAGAAAATTCCACAAATAACTCTGATGGTTCATTTTCTTTTGATGCCCCTTTTAATGGAACTTTTAGTAGCACATATAAAATAGAACTGGAACCCTTGGAGGGTCTGGAAGAGTATAAAAATGAATTAGAAATTGTCTTGTCTGCCATAGGTAGTGTGAATGCTGTAACGGGAAGTCCCTCAGAAGAATCTGAGTTAGAAGTTGAAATATCACTTTTTAATGAGATTATTAACATAAAAGGGCTATTAGAAGCTGGCTTTACCTTTGGAATATCAGACGATGGAGAGCAAAACTGGGATGCGGTGGAGTTAGGAGGGGAATTAGAAGCAACACTTCTTTTGAAAATACCTGTTTATACGGTTAGCGTTGAACCTTTAGGACAAGCCACAGTTAGTATTGAGGTAAATTTTCAACTTGAATGGGAATTTTCGGAAAATCTCGCATCTTTCGCCCAAGAGTCAAATCCTTTGACTGATATTATTCAGCTAGTCAATCAAAACGGAGAACCAGCAACTTCTAGTGATGATCCTTCTGAATTAACAGTGTCGATGAATATAGACCAATTCTTCAGTTATCTGTTTGAAAATTTATCAAGCACCACGCAGACAGAAGATTTTGAGCAGTCTTTAACATTTTTAGCTGGATTGGGTATTGATGGGGATATTACTTTATTTGACGGTGGTATCGAAGCTGACCTTTCGGGATTGGTTAATGCGAACATAGAGGTCGAACCCAATCAAAGTTTATTAGGTTTGCAAGAAATATTTAACTATAGTTTTAGTATTGGACCATTTAAGGTCAGTGGTAGTATTGAATTTGATGAGAATTTCGGAGCAACCCAAAGTAATAGTAATTTCTTCTATGACCCCATTCGGGGAACAACTACAGATTATGGCTCTAGTGCGGTGTTAGGAGATAGCGATCTTACCAATGATGGAGTTCCAGTATTAGCATTAGGGGATAACAACGAAACCTTAATGGCTTTTGTCAAAGATGCTCCCAATGAAACTAAGGATTTGACTAATGTGGTGGTATCTCAATATATTGATGGAGAGTGGCAACCAGCTCAGAAAATCCCCGGCAGTAGTGGTATTAATTCTAATCCTCTTATCGAATTTGATCCCCAAAATCAACCCGTGGTGATTTGGACGAATGCCAATGCGGATTCTGTTACTAATATTCCGCCCGGAGAAGTTTATATTTTTCTCGGTTCTCAGCAATATAATCAAGGGGATGAGTACAACCCCTATGATCTGGGCGATGTTTCAACTTTCAATTTCATGAGTATTATTCAAATTGTGGGGGGTGAATTATTAGATCAAACAGGTTGGTCAGTAAGTGGGGCGGGAGATGTCAACGGAGATGGTTTGGATGACTTTATTATTGGTGCACCTAATGCTAAATCTCAAAATGGCAAGGCTTATGTAATGTTTGGTCAACACTGGGACGGATTTACCAGTATTATATTTGATGTTGATAATTTCGATGGAACTAATGGTTTTGCCTTAGAAGGTGATAACCTCTCTCAAGCTGGATTTAGTGTTTTTGGAGCGGATATAAATGGGGATGGCTATGGAGATCTCATTATTGGTTCTCCCAGTGCCTTATCAAGCGTTAATAATGAACAAGTAGAAACAGGAAAAGTCTATGTACTTTACGGCAAAGACACCACACAATCACCATTTGAGTCTGCGATTAAACTCAATGATATTGGCAATTCTCAGGGCGGATTTCAGATTAAAACTAAAGAATATCCTCAAGGAAACATCGGCACTCAGGTGGGAAGTTTTGGGGATGTCAATGATGATGGTTACAACGATATAATCATTAGCTCTCCTGGATTAAATGGTGGTACTGGTCAAATAAATATTCTTTTTGGTTGGAATGAACGACCCGACACCATACTATTAGAGGAAATGGAAGCTAAATACTGGGGAAGAAACATTATTAACAGTCAAAGTGCGAATAATGGAGTGCAATCATCTTCCTTACAAACAGTAAGTTTAATTGGTGATGTTAACGGAGATCATATCACCGATTTTATTATTGGCTCGAATGGACAAGCATATTTAATTTTTGGTTCAAAGGATTTTAACACTGGAACAAACTTAGATTTAGCAAAATTAGAGCAAGGGCAAGGGGTCATTTTTCAAAGTGATAGCAATATTAGTTTAGCCACATTACAAGTAGGCTATGCTGGAGATATGAATGGAGATGGCATCAATGAGATTGTCTTAGGGGTAACTTCTACAACTATCAATAATCAAAATGTTCCTAGCCAATCATTTGTTGTGTTTGGTAGTGAATCTTTGGATAATGAGTTAACTTTTAATCTCGATAGTTTGGATGGAAGTAATGGTTTTTCTGTTCAAGGGGCGGGGGCTTCGGTTAATAGTGGGGATATAAATGGGGATTCTTATCGAGATTTAATTTTAGGAGCGCCAGAAACAACCGTTGACAATAACGTTAATGCCGGTGCTTCTTATATTATTTATGGAGACCCTTTTGGTTATGAGTGGACCAATGGAGTTGTCAATGTTAGCGAACTGCAAACAATAGGCAGTGAAAGAGGAATGACCATATTTGGTGCTGAATCTGATCAGGCTTTTGGTACTTCTGTCTCTGGTTTGGGAGATATTAACGGCGATGGGATTCAAGACTTTGCCATTGGTGCTCCCAATATTTTGAATATAGATGCTCTTCAAGAAGACGTACAAAATGGTAAGCTCAAATATTCTATCGGCACTTTAAATGACTCAGGAGAATATACTTGGGGTGACGCAACTCAAGTACCAGGAGTGGAAGGTATAGTTGGTAAAGCTACATCCTATCAAAAAAATTCAGGAGAATTAGTTATCGCTTGGATTTCTCCTAACTCTGAAGATGATAAACAAAAAATTTATGCCGCCATTTGGAATGGTAGCGAATGGGAAAACCCTGTTTTAGTAAATAGTGGTCCGATTAACCCTAATATTCCTCCGACTCTCCATGAAGTGGGCGATGAAAAAAATTTAATTTTAATGTGGACTCAGACGGTTAATGATCCCAATTCCCCTGATTCTAGTGGCGGATTTGACAGTAATGTTGTTTCTCGAATTCACTATAGTATCTTTGACCAAAAAACTGAGCAATGGAGTAATTCTTCTGTTTTAGAAGCAACATTAGATCCTCTTTTTGCCTATGGAAATAGTTCTACCGGTGTTAGTGGCAACACTATTTTAGCTATTCCTCAAAATAACAATGCCGTTAGTTTTATTGATGTGGAATCAGCACAAGCACCGGAAGATGACTCGGTAATGGTTTTTCAAATTAACCGTAGTGGTGATATTTCTCAACCTCTAACTTTAAACTATAAAACCCTAGATAGTACGGCTACTGAAGGTTCAGATTATGAAAAAGCCCAAGGGTTAATCACTTTTGCACCAGGTGAAACCACCAAAGAAATTACTGTTAACTTAATCAATGATGACTATTACGAAGGAAAACCAGAAACTTTCAGATTGATTTTAAATAGTGATAGTCTTCAAGCCTATCCTCTGGTAGGACAATATGCTGTTGACCAAAATGCTACCGTAGAAGCTACTGGTACAATTATTGATGATGAACCCACTGCCCTAAAATACATTGATGCTGGTTTTATCGTTAATGGTGAAAATGGTGGCAATGTAGGAGTTTCTCTCAGTTCAGCAGGAGATGTTAACAATGACGGTTATGATGATTTTTTAATCGGGGCAACAGGGGTTAATAATGGAGTCGTGTATCTTGTTTATGGTGCTGCGCAGGTTGATGTTACAGATGAAAACCTTAATTTAGACCAACTTGATGGCAATAATGGCACCATTCTTAATGGTACGGTCTCGGGTTTGCTGACAGGAAATAGTTTAGCTTACAGTGACAACAATTCTTTTATTGCCGTTGGTGCTCCTGGAGTTGCAACAAATCCTAATGCTAAACCGGGTCAAGTTTATACATTGTCTTACTCAAATATAGCAAAACAGGATTCTGTTGACTTAAACAGTGATAATAGTTTGGTTTTAAGTGCCGGGCAAGATGGGGATCAATTGGGAGATGCGATCGCAGTAGGAGATGTGAACGGAGATGGAGAAGATGACTTAGTCATTGGTGCTACTGGTAAAGGCTTAGTCTATGTCGTTTTTAATAAAGCATTGTCAGAAACAGGTACTTTTGCTCTTAATAATTTGAATGGAGATAATGGCTATATCTTAAAAAATGGAGATATTTCAACTGGTTTTTCCGTTGCAGTGGGGGATGTTAATAATGATAATATTGAAGATATTATTATCGGTGCACCCCAAACTAATGCGATAAAAAATAAATCAGGTTCAACTATTGGTAATGGTGGAGAAGTTTATGTGGTATTTGGGGGGGGAAGTGTCGGAAAAAACGGTGTTGTGGACTTATCCCAACTGGATGGTAGTAACGGTGTGCTGTTAAAGGGAGAGGCAACCATTATTTCTAATTCCGATAGTAATCCTGTTGAAAACATTCCTAGTAATCCTTATCCTGATGTGGCTTATACAGATCAAGCAGGAAGTAGTGTTTCATTAGCAGGAGATATTAATAATGACGGTTATCAAGATATAATTATTGGAGCTCCTACGGCATCTTTAAACCAAAATAGAAGCCTAGGAAAAGCCTATGTAGTGTTTGGTGGTGATAGTGATTACTGGAATAGAGTCGATGAAAATGGCTTTGATTTAACTACACTCAACAATAATACCGATAATTCTATATCAGGACTATTTTTGCAAGGGGTTGCTGACAAAGGAGGAGCAGGTTTTAGCGTTGCAGGAGCAGGAGATGTTAATCAAGATGGTATTGATGACTTATTAGTTGGCGCGCCTAATGCCTATGCTAATGCTGGACAAGGCTATATTTTGTTTGGTAGTAGTGAAATCACTGAATTGGGGGTCAATGGCAGTAATACTTTTCAGTTAGATTCACAACAAAATAACTCTCGTATTATGGATCTTAATGGTAATTTATTACCCGTTGATGTAAATAATGCTCAGATTAATTCTGGTTATACAGGTACGGTTATTAGTTCGGCAGGAGATGTGAATGGGGATAAAATCCCAGATATGTTAATTAGTGCTCCCAATAATGGTACTGATGGCAGTGACTTAACTAATACTTATATCTTATATGGTAAAGCATGGATGGGAGGAGGACAGAGTTTTGATTTAACCAAATTGCGAAGCTCTTTGGGTTTTATTATTCCTTTTGGGTCCCAAGTTAGTCCTTACTCTGTTAATAATGCTGGAGATGTAAACGGTGATGGTTACGATGATGTCTTAGTAGGAACTACAAGTGCTAATTTTAATTCCATTGGTAAATTAGTCTTTGGGGGAGCGGCCAATACTGTCCATACCAGCGTAGCTTTACTCAATGTTTATGAAGGTTATCCTTTCCCTTTATCTAACTATGTAAAGGGCGTTGGAGATATTAACGAAGATGGTTATGCCGATTTTGTTATCAATAATCTTTTAGCAACCAATTTGTTTTTTGGAAGTCCACAAATAACCAATCCCGTCGGAGAATATGATGATTATATGACATTGGTGAGTAATGACAATAATAATAACGGGGCTTTTTATCAACCAACAGTTTTTACCTCTGCCGATGGAATCGGAGACTTTAATGGGGATGGTTATAGTGACCTTATTGTAGGCAGTTTATTGACACAGGAAACCAATTCAGGAAATTATCAACTTAATACTACTTCTACAAATACCATCTTTTTAGGAGGGGAATCTTCTACTCTATCTTCGATCGAAATTATTGGTAATTTTCCTAATTTAGCTATCCAAGATGTTCATGAATTAAGTATTTCAGTTGCGGGAATTGGAGATGTAAATGGTGACGGTTATGATGATGTTGCTCTTTTCGGATTAAACAATTCTTCATCCTACGGATTTTATATTCTTTTTGGGAACAGTAGTCCATCACAAAGTATTAATCTTGATCAACTCAATGGTGATAATGGTGTTAAGGTTACCACAGGCAATATAGAAGACCCAAACACTCCAGTGCAAGGGGCCGGATATGGTGATTTTAATGGTGATGGCTATAATGACATTGCAATCAGTGTATATGAGTTTCAAGGAGCTATAGGTAATCAAAATAGAGTCTCTAAATTGACTTATATAATTTACGGGGGAGATCAATTTAATAATCTATCTAGTGGCACCCTTAGTCTGCCTTCGTCAACTCCTTTCACATCCTATGTAACTAATTTATCTATTGGTGAATCATTTGGTTCGGCAGAAACGGTCACATTAGCAAGTCCCGGAGATATAAATAGTGATGGTTATGACGATCTCATTATCGGTAATTCTCTCTATAATGCTAGTGGCACACCCTATGCCAATGTCTTTTTTGGCTCATCAAATGGATTGAATGGCGATAATGGATTTGAAATTCAAGGATTTGAGGTTAATTATTCAGGAATCCCGATAACCGCAGGTACACCCGTGGGAGGTGGCGGTGATGTCAACGGAGATGGCTTTGCTGATATGATGATGGGTTCAGATGTTAGCACTGCCAATAATGGTTATGCCCTCTATGGCGGTGATTTTACCGGAGAATTAACCCAACGAGGTACAGCCGATAATGACATATTGCAGGCAGATTATGTAGCTACATCAGATAATCCCGTGATTATGAATGCTTTAGAAGGAGATGATTATTTAGAAGCAGTGGGAGGCACCGTTGTGATGTACGGTGCTTTAGGAAACGATATTATTTCTATTGGTGACTTTAACTTCCATCGTATTGATGGTGGTAGTGGAGTTGATACCTTACTCCTTAATCCTTATCTTATCTCGGAAAAAACCCTAAACTTAAAGGATATTCCCAATAATTCCCTGAAAAATATCGAGGTAATTGATTTAGGAATTGATAACACTTTAGTAGTTAATACCAGAAGTGTTTATGACATCACAAATCAAGTTCTTTCTATTAACAATCAAAGTTATTCTCATGTTTTGACAGTAACAGGTTTAGCTGGTACAGTTCAAGCCGATGGAAATTGGATAAATCAAGGTACTTATACCGATTCTAACCAGAATACTTACAATATCTATACTTCACTTACTTCCACACTCTTAGTGGCAGATCAACTCAATTTTAATTTTGATAGTTCAACTAGAGTAATTATCAATGCTTCCTCTTTTTCTGATGGTGAAATTATCACTCCCCCCAATCCTGACACTGCGACAAAATTTATCGCAGATAATCGAGACAATATTTTTGAACCTAGTAGTGCTTCTGATTTGTTCAATCTTACTGGTGGAGGTACGAATACTATTCAAGGTACATTAGCCGAATTAAACGAGGATATTATAGAAGGATTCGATCGCACTGATAAAATTATCATCGAAGATAACATATTTAATGCAGATCAAGTGAAATTCTCTCTTGGCTCAGCTATTCTGGATATTGATAGCAATAACGATGGTAACACTGATTCTACTATTACTCTTGAAGGAGACTTCAGTAATGCCTTATTTATAATAGAGCAAGGAGAAAATGGTACAGAAATTAGTTATGATATTCTCAATACATCAATGTATCGTTTTCAAAATACAGATGTACCAAATGCCTATTTATTTGCAGGAGAAGTAGAAAGCCAAAATATTCGAGACAATTACCCGAACTTTATCGAAGAGGGATTTGCCTTTAATGTTGCCAATGAAGACGATAATTTAATGAAGATTAATCGCTTCCAAAATATGAATATACCCGGTGCTTATTTATTTGCAGGAGAAGTAGAAAGCCAAAATATTCGAGCAAATTATAGTAATTTCAAAGAGGAAGGTATTGCCTTTTATGCCGCCACTCCGGGTAGCAGTACAGGTGAATCTATCTATCGTTTTCAAAGTTTATTGAATCCGGGTAGTTATATCTTTGTCGGAAGTGAAGAAAGACAAAGCATTATTGATAATTACTCTAATGCCTTTGTAGAGGAGGGCATAGCTTTTGAAGTCATCAGCTAG